From Chryseobacterium gallinarum, one genomic window encodes:
- a CDS encoding T9SS type B sorting domain-containing protein: MKKILLLLILSICQVFFAQQDCITSLAVCGSSDISYTPNGPGVQELPDGNCGTFTEQYSVWYKFTIATAGTLTFTITPLQSTSTDYDFYVWGPNVTCNNKGNTIRCNTSYTSGATGLNMTTTFPYAGSGTQNFGAWCKYMDVLPGETYFLLVNNYSANTTGFSLTWGGTATLLSPFTDPVLTPHPFIPPGTPNPNNPNEVSICSNPTIFDFSSLTPGILNGNSNFVVTYHTNQNDALSGNNPITTPQTVGTTTIYYYSIHYQDPTNPTNPVNSCRQTGNFKFKDNSITANDAILTMCNNNNSGIAVFNLTTANVYSGTGTKKYYPTLNDLNTGTNEITNPYTYSSSAGVVYVKITNPQGCSTIAKITLDFYPVVQVKNASISACFTEQNTSTGIFNLNNAHVTTQTNTTKRYFPSLTDALAGTNEIANPTTYIAPNGVVYVRVTDSQNCFSIAEITLVVFPPVKSKVLVDKIICMEDKTTLDAGPGFDGYQWSTGATTQIASNIGVGTYWVKLKTRDCYTTQTVKVYASENPVITGIDISNNTLTINVTGGTPDYQYSMDHIKWQSSNLFTNITRGNHKIYVKDSYNCKPVEISVVVPNLINVITPNEDGINDAIDYSALADKQNLVFTIFDRYGSKIHQADRLNGYKWNGTIAGKKVPTGTYWYTVTWNENDKKNTPFKYSGWIMVKNRE; encoded by the coding sequence ATGAAAAAAATATTACTTCTTTTAATTCTGTCCATATGCCAGGTCTTTTTTGCACAACAAGACTGTATTACTTCCTTAGCCGTTTGTGGCAGTTCTGATATTTCCTATACTCCTAATGGTCCCGGAGTACAGGAATTACCTGATGGGAACTGCGGTACTTTCACAGAACAGTATTCTGTATGGTATAAATTCACTATTGCAACGGCGGGAACATTAACTTTTACAATTACGCCCCTTCAAAGCACATCAACAGATTATGACTTCTATGTATGGGGCCCGAATGTGACCTGTAACAACAAAGGAAATACAATAAGGTGCAACACCTCCTATACGTCGGGAGCAACCGGTCTTAATATGACGACAACATTTCCATATGCCGGATCCGGGACACAAAATTTTGGGGCATGGTGTAAATATATGGACGTTTTACCGGGAGAAACCTACTTCCTTTTAGTAAATAATTACAGTGCAAATACCACCGGATTTTCTTTAACATGGGGCGGAACCGCTACTTTATTATCTCCTTTCACAGATCCTGTGCTCACTCCACATCCATTTATACCTCCTGGTACACCCAATCCAAACAACCCAAATGAAGTAAGCATTTGTTCAAATCCAACCATTTTTGACTTCAGCAGCTTAACTCCAGGAATACTCAATGGTAATAGCAATTTTGTAGTCACCTATCACACCAATCAAAATGACGCCCTTTCAGGCAACAACCCTATCACGACTCCTCAAACTGTTGGAACAACAACCATCTATTACTATAGCATACATTACCAGGATCCTACCAATCCTACCAATCCCGTTAATTCCTGCAGACAAACCGGCAATTTTAAGTTTAAGGATAATTCTATTACTGCCAATGATGCAATCTTAACCATGTGTAATAATAACAACTCAGGTATAGCCGTTTTCAATTTAACTACTGCCAACGTATATAGCGGAACGGGCACAAAAAAATATTATCCGACTTTAAATGATTTAAATACCGGAACGAATGAAATTACAAACCCCTATACCTATTCTTCTTCAGCCGGGGTAGTCTATGTAAAAATAACCAACCCCCAAGGCTGTTCCACCATTGCCAAAATCACCCTTGATTTTTATCCTGTAGTACAGGTGAAAAATGCTTCTATAAGCGCCTGTTTCACGGAGCAAAACACTTCAACAGGAATATTTAACCTTAATAACGCTCATGTAACCACCCAAACCAATACCACTAAAAGGTATTTCCCGTCTTTAACCGACGCCCTGGCAGGAACTAACGAAATTGCCAACCCAACAACATACATTGCTCCCAACGGGGTGGTATATGTAAGGGTAACGGATTCGCAAAACTGTTTTTCCATCGCCGAAATCACTTTAGTTGTCTTTCCTCCTGTAAAATCTAAAGTACTGGTAGATAAAATCATCTGCATGGAAGACAAAACGACCTTGGATGCAGGACCGGGATTTGACGGTTACCAATGGAGTACCGGGGCAACCACTCAGATAGCCAGCAATATAGGAGTAGGAACATATTGGGTAAAATTAAAGACCCGGGATTGCTATACCACCCAGACGGTAAAGGTATATGCTTCTGAGAACCCGGTCATTACCGGAATTGACATATCAAACAACACGCTCACAATCAATGTGACCGGAGGAACTCCTGATTATCAATATTCTATGGACCATATAAAATGGCAAAGCTCCAATCTCTTTACGAACATTACAAGAGGAAACCATAAAATATATGTAAAAGATTCTTACAACTGTAAGCCTGTTGAAATTTCAGTTGTTGTTCCTAATCTCATCAATGTTATCACACCAAATGAAGATGGTATAAATGATGCGATAGACTATTCCGCACTGGCAGATAAGCAAAATCTTGTATTTACTATTTTCGACAGATATGGCTCTAAAATACATCAGGCTGACAGGTTAAACGGGTATAAATGGAACGGAACAATAGCCGGGAAAAAAGTTCCGACAGGGACATACTGGTACACGGTGACATGGAATGAAAATGATAAGAAAAACACCCCATTCAAGTATTCAGGGTGGATAATGGTAAAAAACAGAGAATAA
- a CDS encoding MFS transporter gives MISFTPLKTLQNIEFRNLLTGRFFIVLAFRMLATLLGWWVYQLTKDPFSIGLIGLSEVIPAVSCALYAGHVIDMNEKKKLLLICNYAYIFLIGLLLIPAFFNMKMHFTGHQITYYIYGVIFFTGIARAFIGPIVPSMIPKIVKKENLPNAVTLNQATFLISSVCGHAIGGILIGYFGVKWTLIVILSLIFIASLFFWQLNKQYSEYKKENVNVVESMREGISYIFKTKEILGALCLDMFAVLFGGAVAMIPVFATDILNSGAEGFGLLNAASDIGSMCIITTLSIVPLRRNQGKILLAVVAGFGLCIIGFGLSRLYWLSFMFLVMSGMLDGISVVIRGTIVQLKTPDHIRGRVLSVNSIFIMSSNEMGQFESGLMAKLLGVVRSVVFGGTMTVLIALLVGSTNPKLRKMQY, from the coding sequence ATGATTTCCTTTACCCCGTTAAAAACATTACAAAATATTGAGTTCAGAAACCTTCTTACCGGAAGATTTTTCATTGTTTTAGCTTTCAGGATGCTTGCCACATTATTGGGATGGTGGGTATACCAGTTGACCAAAGATCCCTTTTCAATTGGACTTATCGGGCTTTCAGAGGTGATTCCGGCAGTAAGTTGTGCTTTATACGCCGGTCATGTTATCGACATGAATGAAAAAAAGAAATTGCTGCTTATTTGTAATTATGCCTATATTTTCCTGATCGGACTGTTGCTTATTCCTGCTTTTTTTAATATGAAAATGCATTTTACAGGACATCAGATCACCTATTATATATATGGCGTCATATTTTTCACAGGAATTGCAAGGGCTTTTATCGGGCCTATTGTACCGTCCATGATTCCTAAAATTGTAAAAAAAGAAAACCTTCCTAATGCAGTCACCCTGAACCAGGCTACTTTTCTTATATCCTCCGTTTGCGGACATGCTATAGGAGGAATTCTTATAGGTTATTTCGGAGTAAAGTGGACTTTGATTGTTATTTTATCCCTGATCTTTATTGCTTCATTATTTTTCTGGCAGCTCAATAAACAGTATTCAGAATATAAAAAAGAAAATGTGAATGTAGTAGAGAGTATGCGTGAAGGGATTTCTTATATATTCAAAACCAAAGAAATTTTAGGGGCATTATGTCTTGATATGTTTGCTGTGCTTTTTGGAGGTGCAGTAGCCATGATTCCTGTATTCGCAACAGACATTTTAAATTCGGGAGCTGAAGGCTTCGGTTTGCTCAATGCAGCTTCAGATATCGGATCAATGTGCATCATAACCACTTTATCGATTGTCCCTTTAAGAAGAAACCAGGGGAAAATACTTCTTGCGGTAGTGGCAGGATTTGGGCTTTGCATTATCGGGTTCGGGCTTTCCAGGCTTTACTGGTTGTCTTTTATGTTCCTGGTGATGAGTGGCATGCTTGATGGTATTTCTGTGGTCATCAGGGGGACAATTGTACAATTAAAAACCCCTGATCATATCAGAGGCCGCGTCCTCAGTGTAAATTCCATATTCATTATGTCCAGCAATGAAATGGGACAGTTTGAAAGCGGGTTGATGGCCAAATTATTGGGCGTTGTACGTTCTGTTGTATTTGGTGGAACAATGACTGTTTTAATTGCGCTGCTGGTAGGAAGTACCAATCCTAAATTGAGGAAGATGCAATATTAA
- a CDS encoding GH3 auxin-responsive promoter family protein, with protein MLNFFKKKAALIWAKKHVQKAEAFKKNAEKNQEELLLSLVSTAQKTLFGRTHNFENIRSVKEFQDLVPVADYEDLKPYIERVKKGQANILWTDTPEYFAKTSGTTSGSKYIPISKEGMPFQIAGAQSALFHYIAKKNNADFVNGKMIFLQGSPELEEVFGIKTGRLSGIVAHHIPGYLQKNRLPSWKTNIMEDWEAKVDKIIEETEHENMTLISGIPPWLIMYFEKLTDKHRKKVKQIFPNLQLIVTGGVNYEPYRDKMEDLLGGTVDIIQTFPASEGFFAFQDDYTKEGLLLLTNHGIFYEFIPLEEYGKPGARRLTLKDVELHKDYALVLTTNSGLWAYSIGDVVRFIDKKPYRVLVSGRTKHFTSAFGEHVIAFEVEEAMRATLEKYPAQVTEFHLAPQVNPQEGLPYHEWLIEFEKAPENIELFRDELDQQLRNRNTYYDDLISGNILQKLHITLLRKNAFQEYAKSQGKLGGQNKTPRLANDRKIADLLEIYKL; from the coding sequence ATGTTAAACTTCTTCAAGAAAAAAGCGGCACTTATTTGGGCAAAAAAACATGTTCAAAAAGCAGAGGCATTCAAAAAAAATGCAGAGAAAAACCAGGAGGAGCTATTGCTATCTCTTGTCAGCACTGCTCAGAAAACACTTTTTGGCAGAACACATAATTTTGAAAACATCCGTTCTGTAAAAGAATTTCAGGACCTGGTGCCTGTTGCCGATTATGAAGATTTAAAACCCTATATAGAAAGGGTAAAGAAAGGACAGGCGAATATTTTATGGACAGATACTCCTGAATATTTTGCCAAAACTTCCGGGACAACATCAGGTTCCAAATACATCCCTATATCCAAAGAAGGAATGCCTTTTCAGATTGCCGGAGCCCAAAGTGCACTTTTCCATTATATCGCTAAAAAAAACAATGCTGATTTTGTTAACGGCAAAATGATATTTTTACAGGGAAGTCCCGAGCTTGAAGAAGTTTTCGGAATAAAGACCGGAAGACTATCCGGCATTGTAGCTCATCATATTCCCGGCTATCTTCAGAAAAACCGTCTTCCAAGCTGGAAAACCAATATCATGGAAGACTGGGAGGCCAAGGTAGACAAAATCATTGAAGAAACGGAACATGAAAACATGACGCTGATTTCAGGAATCCCGCCATGGCTGATCATGTATTTTGAAAAATTGACTGATAAGCATAGAAAAAAAGTAAAGCAGATCTTTCCTAATCTCCAGCTTATTGTGACGGGTGGGGTAAATTATGAGCCTTATCGTGATAAAATGGAAGATTTGCTGGGAGGAACGGTAGACATTATTCAGACCTTTCCCGCTTCTGAAGGTTTTTTTGCTTTCCAGGACGATTACACCAAAGAAGGGCTTCTGTTATTAACCAATCATGGAATCTTCTATGAATTTATTCCACTGGAAGAATATGGAAAACCCGGAGCCCGGAGGCTGACCTTAAAAGATGTAGAACTTCATAAGGATTATGCTTTAGTCCTGACTACCAATTCCGGATTATGGGCTTATTCGATAGGAGATGTAGTGCGTTTTATTGATAAAAAACCATACAGGGTTTTGGTAAGTGGAAGAACAAAACATTTCACTTCCGCATTCGGAGAGCATGTTATCGCATTTGAAGTAGAAGAAGCGATGAGAGCTACCCTGGAAAAATATCCCGCTCAGGTTACCGAGTTTCATCTTGCTCCACAGGTAAACCCGCAGGAAGGACTCCCTTACCATGAATGGCTGATTGAGTTTGAAAAAGCTCCAGAAAACATAGAACTATTCAGGGATGAACTGGATCAGCAATTGAGAAACAGGAACACCTATTATGACGATCTGATCTCAGGGAATATTTTACAAAAGCTACATATTACCCTTCTCAGGAAAAATGCTTTCCAGGAGTATGCAAAATCACAAGGGAAGCTGGGGGGACAAAATAAAACGCCAAGATTAGCCAACGACAGGAAAATTGCAGATCTATTAGAAATTTACAAGCTTTAG
- the mfd gene encoding transcription-repair coupling factor: MQLKSINEKFLPDLMQKEFGKEIFIRLEDHRHIAVKGSAGSSVSIFVAELFLAQKKSILYLVDDKEDALYANTEMEDLLGKEKVLYFPATHLEPYQVEKTQNANLVLRTEVLNKINSGRSPKVIVAYAGALSEKVLKKEDFKAISHHIKVGDHLDFDFVDELLNHYNFHQSDFVSEPGEFSVRGGIVDVFSYSYEKPYRITFFGNEVESIRTFDIETQLSIDKVKDFQLVSNMNFSVTGSRVSLLQLLPEESFVVTKNGMVGMQKIRTFYEKALEKYETLSKDIAHRSPQELFISDQEFLFDYKKFKTIDFGGVLIEGIKDAAEIKMEQMPQPSFHKNFELLIEDLEEKQNDGFDTWISFSTEKQKERLESIFEELEHELPFKSFRSELHEGFVDNGHKLLVYTDHQIFDRYQRYKAKNTFAKSEQLTLKDLMSLKIGDYIAHIDHGIGKFMGLVKVNNNGKIQECFKLTYKNGDLLYVSIHSLHKISKYNGPDGKEIVLSKLGSPTWKTLKQKTKAKVKQIAFDLIKLYAQRKTAKGFAYTPDSYLQNELEASFIYEDTPDQEKATIDVKKDMEADTVMDRLVCGDVGFGKTEVAIRAAFKAATDGKQVAVLVPTTILAFQHYRSFKERLKDFPVNVSYINRFRTAKQKSETLEELKNGKVDIIIGTHQLVSSSVKFKDLGLLIIDEEHKFGVSVKDKLKTLKNNVDTLTLTATPIPRTLQFSLMAARDLSVIKTPPPNRQPVDTQLIDFNEETLRDAISYEIQRDGQVYFINNRIENLKDIAGLIQRLVPDARVITGHGQMEGKQLEKNVLDFMEGKYDVLVSTTIVESGVDVPNANTIFINDAHRFGMADLHQMRGRVGRSNRKAFCYLITPPYDMMTTDARKRLEAIEQFSDLGSGFQIAMKDLEIRGAGDLLGAEQSGFINEMGFETYQKLMQEALEELKDDADFENLFDNEEDRQKLFKSVKDVNIDTDLELMLPDFYISNTEERLLLYQKIAEITNEKELHQFELELIDRFGPLPEEAVNLLKSVSLKWLAADIGFEKIVMKNGVFLGYFPGNPQDKFYQTNRFRHIINYLTGNPAEAQLKEKSGKEGNQLMMRKEKVKNVDEVNRLLKAIIDHE, encoded by the coding sequence ATGCAATTAAAATCCATCAATGAAAAGTTTCTTCCTGATTTAATGCAAAAAGAATTCGGAAAAGAGATTTTTATCAGGTTAGAAGATCACCGGCATATTGCTGTAAAAGGAAGTGCAGGGTCTTCGGTTTCTATTTTTGTGGCTGAGTTGTTTCTGGCTCAAAAGAAAAGTATTCTTTATCTGGTAGATGATAAAGAAGATGCATTGTATGCCAACACGGAAATGGAAGATCTGCTTGGAAAAGAAAAGGTCCTGTATTTCCCGGCAACACATCTTGAGCCTTACCAGGTAGAAAAAACCCAGAATGCCAATCTGGTTTTGCGGACCGAAGTACTGAACAAAATCAACTCGGGAAGATCTCCAAAGGTTATTGTAGCGTACGCAGGAGCCTTGTCTGAAAAAGTATTGAAAAAAGAAGACTTTAAAGCGATATCACACCACATTAAAGTAGGGGATCATCTGGATTTTGACTTTGTGGACGAGCTGCTTAATCATTATAATTTTCATCAGTCTGATTTTGTTTCCGAGCCTGGAGAGTTTTCAGTGAGAGGAGGAATTGTAGATGTATTTTCCTATTCTTACGAGAAGCCTTATAGAATTACCTTCTTTGGAAATGAGGTGGAAAGTATCAGGACCTTTGATATTGAAACCCAGCTTTCCATAGACAAAGTGAAAGATTTTCAGTTGGTTTCCAATATGAATTTTTCAGTAACCGGAAGCAGGGTTTCTTTGCTGCAATTATTGCCTGAAGAAAGTTTTGTAGTAACCAAAAATGGTATGGTGGGAATGCAGAAAATCAGAACTTTCTATGAAAAGGCATTGGAGAAATATGAAACATTAAGTAAGGATATAGCTCACAGAAGCCCCCAGGAACTTTTTATTTCAGACCAGGAATTCCTGTTTGATTATAAGAAATTTAAAACTATAGATTTCGGTGGAGTGTTGATTGAAGGAATAAAAGATGCCGCCGAAATTAAAATGGAACAGATGCCGCAGCCTTCTTTCCACAAAAATTTTGAATTGCTGATTGAAGACCTTGAAGAAAAACAAAATGACGGGTTTGATACCTGGATTTCTTTTTCAACGGAGAAGCAAAAGGAACGTCTGGAATCTATTTTTGAGGAACTGGAACATGAACTTCCTTTTAAAAGCTTCAGGTCTGAGCTGCATGAAGGTTTTGTAGATAACGGGCATAAATTGTTGGTCTATACGGATCACCAGATTTTTGACCGTTATCAGCGATATAAAGCTAAAAATACTTTTGCCAAATCAGAACAGCTTACCCTGAAAGACCTGATGTCTTTAAAAATAGGAGATTATATTGCTCATATAGATCATGGGATCGGAAAATTTATGGGGCTGGTAAAAGTAAATAACAACGGTAAGATCCAGGAATGTTTTAAACTGACTTATAAAAACGGGGATTTATTGTATGTAAGTATCCATTCCTTACATAAGATTTCCAAGTATAATGGTCCCGATGGAAAAGAAATTGTCCTAAGTAAACTGGGGTCCCCGACCTGGAAAACATTAAAGCAGAAAACCAAGGCAAAGGTAAAACAGATTGCATTTGACCTTATTAAGCTATATGCCCAAAGGAAAACAGCAAAAGGTTTTGCGTATACCCCGGACTCCTATTTGCAGAATGAACTGGAAGCCAGCTTTATCTATGAAGATACACCGGATCAGGAAAAAGCAACCATAGACGTTAAAAAAGACATGGAAGCCGATACCGTTATGGATAGGTTGGTTTGCGGAGATGTAGGTTTTGGAAAAACGGAAGTTGCCATCCGGGCTGCGTTTAAAGCTGCAACAGACGGAAAACAGGTTGCTGTATTGGTGCCAACAACAATTCTGGCCTTCCAGCATTACAGAAGTTTTAAAGAGAGGCTGAAAGATTTTCCGGTAAATGTTTCTTATATAAACCGTTTCAGGACGGCAAAACAAAAATCAGAAACATTGGAAGAGCTGAAAAACGGTAAAGTAGATATCATAATAGGTACTCATCAGTTGGTAAGCAGTTCGGTTAAATTCAAGGATCTTGGGTTATTGATTATTGATGAGGAACATAAGTTTGGTGTTTCTGTAAAAGATAAACTGAAAACGCTGAAAAATAATGTTGATACCCTTACCCTCACAGCAACTCCTATTCCAAGAACCCTTCAATTCTCTTTAATGGCCGCAAGGGATTTGTCTGTTATTAAAACGCCACCGCCGAACAGGCAGCCGGTAGATACCCAGCTGATTGATTTTAATGAAGAAACCCTTCGGGATGCTATTTCGTATGAGATTCAAAGGGACGGACAGGTTTATTTCATTAACAACAGGATTGAAAACCTGAAAGATATTGCCGGCCTTATCCAACGTTTGGTTCCGGATGCAAGAGTGATTACAGGGCATGGGCAGATGGAAGGGAAACAGCTGGAAAAAAATGTTTTGGATTTTATGGAAGGAAAGTATGATGTTCTTGTTTCCACTACAATTGTTGAAAGTGGTGTAGATGTCCCGAATGCCAATACTATATTTATCAATGATGCGCATCGTTTTGGAATGGCAGACCTGCACCAGATGAGAGGAAGGGTAGGGCGAAGCAACAGGAAGGCATTTTGTTACCTGATTACGCCTCCTTATGATATGATGACTACGGATGCAAGAAAACGGTTAGAGGCTATTGAACAGTTCTCAGATTTGGGAAGCGGTTTTCAGATTGCGATGAAAGACCTGGAGATCCGTGGTGCAGGAGATTTATTGGGTGCAGAGCAGAGTGGCTTTATTAATGAAATGGGGTTTGAAACCTATCAGAAGCTAATGCAGGAAGCTTTAGAGGAGCTTAAAGATGATGCTGATTTTGAAAATTTATTTGACAATGAAGAAGACAGGCAAAAGCTTTTCAAATCTGTAAAAGATGTCAATATTGATACGGATCTGGAGTTAATGCTTCCTGATTTCTATATTTCCAATACGGAAGAAAGATTACTGTTGTATCAGAAGATTGCTGAAATTACTAATGAAAAGGAGCTGCACCAGTTTGAGCTTGAGCTGATTGATCGTTTCGGGCCATTGCCTGAAGAAGCTGTTAATCTGTTGAAAAGTGTTTCTTTGAAATGGCTTGCTGCTGATATTGGTTTCGAAAAAATCGTAATGAAAAACGGAGTATTCTTAGGATATTTCCCAGGTAATCCGCAGGATAAGTTTTATCAGACAAACAGGTTCAGGCATATTATCAACTATTTAACCGGGAATCCGGCTGAAGCTCAATTGAAAGAGAAGTCGGGTAAAGAAGGGAATCAGCTTATGATGAGAAAAGAAAAGGTAAAGAATGTTGATGAAGTGAATAGGTTATTAAAAGCTATTATTGATCACGAGTAA